The proteins below are encoded in one region of Pomacea canaliculata isolate SZHN2017 linkage group LG7, ASM307304v1, whole genome shotgun sequence:
- the LOC112568733 gene encoding uncharacterized protein LOC112568733 — translation MVAIMSDIIIISCFFVLFMIQRGVHASTCESQYFDEKKQVYENDFANISYDLNIVDGSNYSAKFRVVFDICDNKKVSLHCVFAWRKQTSNLSIVNWRPKNETTCFAKHDNLSISEMVFEIQISLPVRRSFSMMKLSIADGGDIFKTLRMFRLDVLYPPRATNLTFDGIEVSSNLLLDEGQEVTAICFFDAGNPPTTFRLMNKFGQDLKHAKHGNSISHLFAARCEDEWQKVRCEAAGSVFNRSASFLVKCLPKFLVSKIQIPSNLKVLSLGVKAHTTVADGCFLTPASSNDDTSRKVNCTLSGTPPDLVLRLHVHKEDIENQENWTLILRNEQGAASITINICNSSSKSTEEIFN, via the exons ATGGTCGCCATAATGAGTGACATTATCATTATCTCATGTTTCTTTGTACTGTTTATGATACAAAGGGGAGTGCATGCCAGCACTT gtGAATCTCAATACTTTGATGAAAAGAAGCAGGTATATGAAAATGATTTCGCAAATATCAGCTATGACCTTAACATTGTGGATGGTTCAAATTATTCGGCTAAATTCAGAGTTGTGTTTGATATTTGCGACAACAAAAAAGTCTCTCTTCACTGTGTGTTTGCTTGGAGAAAGCAGACTAGCAACCTGTCCATCGTCAACTGGCGCCCAAAGAATGAAACAACATGTTTTGCCAAGCATGACAACCTCAGCATCTCAGAGATGGTCTTTGAGATACAAATTTCTCTACCCGTGAGACGGTCGTTCAGCATGATGAAACTTTCTATTGCGGACGGCGGGGACATCTTTAAGACATTGCGAATGTTCCGCCTTGATGTCCTCT ACCCCCCAAGAGCCACCAATCTAACTTTTGATGGTATTGAAGTAAGTAGTAATCTTCTCCTTGATGAAGGCCAGGAGGTCACTGCTATCTGTTTCTTTGATGCGGGAAACCCTCCCACGACCTTTCGTCTGATGAATAAATTCGGCCAAGATTTGAAACATGCTAAGCACGGAAACAGCATCAGTCACTTATTTGCTGCAAGATGTGAAGATGAATGGCAGAAGGTCCGATGTGAAGCAGCAGGCTCAGTGTTTAACAGATCAGCATCATTTCTAGTCAAAT GTTTGCCAAAGTTTCTGGTCAGCAAAATTCAAATTCCTTCAAACCTTAAAGTCTTATCGCTTGGTGTCAAGGCTCACACAACTGTTGCTGATGGATGTTTTTTAACACCAGCCTCGTCCAACGATGACACCAGCAGGAAAGTCAACTGCACACTAAGCGGGACCCCGCCTGATCTCGTCCTACGTCTTCACGTCCACAAGGAAGACATCGAAAACCAAGAAAACTGGACATTAATTTTACGGAATGAACAAGGCGCTGCCAGCATCACCATAAACATATGCAATTCATCCAGTAAGTCAACCgaagaaatttttaattag